TGTTGGATAACAACCGTCATAAATCACCGCTAAATGGAGCGTGTCACCTGCTGTTTAATTATATCATTAATTATCACTCCTTATAATTGTACTACAAAGACTATTTATTCATGTGATACTTAATTTCTATAAATTTAGGACAAAATCTATGTGCGCAAGCAAGAGGGTTTTGATAGTGCAATCCTATCAAGCATAATAGCATCTAATAGTGGTGTAAGTCATATAGTGGCCTTCTTTATTTTGAAGTCTTGTGATTTGGGTTGGCATAAATTGAAATGGATTAGATAGGCCACTAATATAAGGGGCCACATCACAAAATAATTTTAGTCAAGGCAtgagttggaatttgataaacacACATTGTTTTCTTTAGAAACTAGATGAAATAGTATCTCACTCTTTTAATTTTCCTTTCTTGTCTTGTCTTTTCCTTTCAAATTAAGAAGGTTCATTTTACATTGTCATTATCATGATTCTCATGCATAAATAGTCAATATAGACTATAGGAGAGGGTAGATGTGTTAGTGCACAAATGAGAAAGAATTGCCCAAGTGGGGAATCAAGTCTTGATCCATCACATAGCTAGGCAAACTACATGTCAATgtcattttattttatcatatgaattgatgattttttttttcttttcttttctttaagagAGGATAAGACATGACCCATCTTCCTTTCAATGGAGTTAGACACACGTAATTGTTTTTTAACTTTTGCCCAATTGCCTAAATTAGCTCTCCCATTTGATTCCATTAAGTTGCTGTAAAATTcaatattcaataattaaatcctattttatttaaattataatataattcacataaaaaatatataaatattttacttttttttttttactgaggCGTCTAATGCCAAGGTAGACACTAGGGGCATATTGGATGATTTATGCGCTAATTCAAGGCAGCATGTGAGCCTTGCTAAGGCCTAAGTATTTTTCTCTTAAAATGTAATACGTCATACTTGCTATAtgttgagtaggaaattgagtttTTCCATTGCATATCATATGGGAAAATATTTAAAAGTTTCTTGGTGTATTCTTAATAACATCTGGGTAGCAACTCACTTTCACGAGGCAGATAATATTAAAAAAGTGTTTGGTTtggttatttatttttaatttttaatttaaaatttattttttaatttataagttgatttaaaaatgagtaattaattatttaataaaattatttaaaagttaattttaagaagtttaaatatttgattaaaatgcatttaaaaataatttaatttatcaaaataacaaaaaaaaaatgcaattgaGTGTTATAGTTGTTAAAATGAGAATAATgttgatatttttaaaagttattagAATAATACCGTATTTTACTTaatcaaaatataattttaaaataaatagataaatcatAAGTAAAAGGTGTCTTACTTATAACTTCTgacttaatttaaataatttcattaacttataagcTAAACCAAACAATAATTAGAGTATGCTCCTTTGAGGCTCTTTTAAGTGGTCAGCTCCATCATCCAATGCAAGAGTCATCTTCCAGCTCTGCTGATTAAATATATCCCTCGTGAGGCTAATGCTTTTGCAGATAATCTGGCTAAGTAAGGAGTGCTTCGTTATAATGATTTTATTGTTTTTCTCCTAGTGCTTCTTTTGTTTTCGCATTTTTTTTTTGGCTAGTTTCTCTTTTTGGTTCTATAAATCTTGTTAAGTTCTTTTTATTGTTGCTTCATCCTCATTGGGGTTCTGAAGCAGTCTATTTTATTGGGATGTTGCATCCTTTATATTTCtttctcttttaatatattttcttttttactgatcgaatatatatatatatataacactctATTTATAAGTATATTTAATCGATTTATAAGTCAAACTAAATACTCTCTAACTCATTATATTCTCTCTTCCATGCTTTTGTATGCTATGCAAAAGATGAAACTTTAAGTGCATATTTATAGTGTAGTAGAGAAAGCATGCTGCAAATTTGTATGGAGCTCTTCTATTATGTTGcaaattttgtatattttaaatgCCAATTATAATCTAATTAGTAAATACAAATATTACATGTAGAACAAAATTATTCTAATCATTGATCATTGTGATCTTATTTTAGTCATTGATAATTGTGAGATCTACCATTATCAACGGTAAAAGTAAAATCTTATTATATGCAATTGTCCcgcaaaattattttttttttctgagtAAAACTAAATTAGAATATATAAtacaaatgaaaattgaaatagaAGAGAGTTGGGTCCTTGATGGAAGCAAGAAGAGGATACAAGGCTCTAAAGGATCAAGCCTATATCAATATTTTTGTATGAAAACATTTAAATTCCTTTTCATATtgatgttaaaaatattattttaaatatttatgaaaaaataattctaaataaagtattttaatgatatatatatatatatatatatatatatatatatgattttttatgacaaaatgtaagaaaaaaaaattatgtaaaaatCGTGGTAATCATGCTAAATTTTATTGAGAGAAACAAGCAAGATGTCCAAATCCTCAAATCCCCACCACTATATGATGAATggctaatatattaattattatcaattatCATACATTGGGTTTCACATTGTTTCAGCTCTGTTTAGCCCTTTCTCTGggaattctgcctctcttctggGTTGCCATCCATAATCTCTTCTTCCTTTAGAATCCTCCCCTCTTCATCCAATCCAACCTCTCACTTATCCCTGCTCCTCCTCTCAACGTACGAACTCCCCTTCTCCTTCTTACCTCTTATTGCATTGACTCTCAACCCATTAATTTCTCCACTTTCCTGGCCCTACATTTGCTACAGGCCTACAGCCATGAGCCATCCCACATCATCTTATTTATTGTTTAGTCCAGTACACTCTAAAGCAATGTCTAATCTTGAAGAGAATGTTGCAGCAGTAATTAAAATGGCCCAGCAACTTAACTGGGAAGAACCAATTCTTCAGCTGACCACAAATGCAGAGCTAGCACTAAAGATTCAGAAACAAACCTTGGTTGGCAAAGTATAGCATTTTCTAATTTAACTACACTCTATTATAGCATTTTTTTAAATGTAAACTTTATTTTTTGATAAGTTCAAATATATAACATTAACTCCACAAAATATATAAACAATGAGAATAATTAACAGTTTTTAAAGTTAATCTTATATTCTCTGAGGATCTCAGCACGCTGACAGGAGAGATTCTTTTACACGGGAAAGCACTAGCAATGCCGTTTTCCTGTGTAAGGCTAATACACTCAGCTTTCTTAACGTAAGGGTCTTGGCTGATCTCTCTACAATCAGGGTCTGGGGATTTTATTGGCATCACCTGGCAAAGCTCCTCATGATCTCCCTCCACTGGAATGTGATGCGTTCCGGTCTCGTCAGTTTCAGCTTCTTTGCTGTAGGTTTGAGTGTCGCCTTCACGGTGCTTGCACTCCAAACAAACCTGCAACATTTCAAGGAATAGAAATTCATAAGCATAtttcaagaaaaagaaaaggagaagaagaagaagaaagaaaaccaTAGGTGTACCTTTGATGGACATAGTGGCTTTGGTTATGAAATGAATATGACAGTTATCATAGTACAGTTGGCCATCCACAACAAGCTGAGAATCGCCTTAGGTTAAACTGAAGAGAGACAACAAAAAGATAGCACTAGAAAGATGATATTACTGGTATTGTTGGCCACTGGTTTCTCTTTTCTTCTTGTTTTGGCATTGATAGAAGTGGAGATAAGAGTGAGAATCTTGCAATCAGTTTTGGAGTAGTTGATGATTTTTGAGATTATAATTTCTGTGTCATACATGTGGTAATTTGACGTGCTCTTTCCTCTCTTCAAGTGCCGAAAACAGTACAGTAAAGAGGAGAGAATACTAAAGATTATCAATACAAGGAGAGAATACAAAAGATAGCTAGTGCCATTCTCTATTGATAAAACCAATAGACCTTCACCGGCGCACAGTCCTCACATGTAGAGGCACACATTATTATTCTATTCTTCTTGCATAGATAATGCTGATTCCCACTGCATGGTATCCAAAATCTCATATTGCATCTGGACTTCTTTACCTCCAATTGAATACAAACAACTCATAAATACAAATAAGGTTGATTTGGGTGTATATCACTTTCAACTCATAAATAAAAATTCAAGAAGATGATAGAGATTGATTAGTTCAGAAGAGAGCAAGATGAAGTTCAATAATAAGGATGAAAGCTCTTAAATGTTTAGAGTAACTCTTCTTTAATTGATTGAGTAGACTGTTATGCTTATTTGCTGCATATAATCACTACTTAAATGCACGCATAAAAATGTCTAAGCCCTgtcaagaaaaaaaagaaaaaggagataTGTCTAAGAATTTTCAATTGGTTATAAACAAGAGCtgaaaaatctaaaataatacaaTTTACTTAACATTTGAACTGTTCCAACAAGAAGTACAAATGAACTAGCGTGTATTACCTAAGAGCTACAAGCTAGCAGTCTGAGTAAGAAGCATTCTTGCTGCTTTAAGCTGTCTACAACATGAGCCATTACACCAGCGCCAGCATTGTGAAACCATTCATTTTTCACCTGAATTTAGAACAAAAGtcaaatcaagaaaagaaaaagagaaacatATTTAAATGGAAAATTCAAGTAGAACCAATACATGTATGTTGTCATGGGCAAAGAAGGGCCAGAATGCCGAATGGAAGCTGACATCAACTTTTTTCCATCCCAACCGCTGTAATCCATGTATCATTTCCTCTGTTAACAAAACTGTGGGTGGTCATTACTCTGTTAATTCCATGATCATCAAAGCAAGAGTCTCCATTGCTACAGAACTTTACCTTCCATGATTTCATGATACTCCACTGTATTTTGCATACTGTGTTCATTTTGTGCCGCCTCATTTGCTTTAGCAGCTTCTGGATGAAAATGAGGGCAGTCAGATGAGATTGGTGGACAATATTCAATAGCTACAACATGCCTGTAACCATCCAGAGATCGTCGAGGGGGCTGCCAATTAAGAAATATTGATGATGCAGTATTAGTACAGTATACTGTCTGTTGATTTAATAATCTGAAGAAAAGTGCTTAGGCACACCTCAACATTCTACTTATGGCTTAACAAAAGGAATGCCAATCGATAATATCTTGCAA
The sequence above is a segment of the Hevea brasiliensis isolate MT/VB/25A 57/8 chromosome 11, ASM3005281v1, whole genome shotgun sequence genome. Coding sequences within it:
- the LOC110644387 gene encoding uncharacterized protein LOC110644387 isoform X3 → MELMEDLSVPPHIHHPLLPVRVVHLRELTSLLLPFLWGIPILERLSPPMASILAGLTGSQLFLTDGKPDKPPLLLGMASDCEDGKFLSALGAFRCRTFYANVSYDHIVGWRASSIRREKELVKPPRRSLDGYRHVVAIEYCPPISSDCPHFHPEAAKANEAAQNEHSMQNTVEYHEIMEVLLTEEMIHGLQRLGWKKVDVSFHSAFWPFFAHDNIHVKNEWFHNAGAGVMAHVVDSLKQQECFLLRLLACSS